A single window of Anaerolineae bacterium DNA harbors:
- a CDS encoding ABC-F family ATP-binding cassette domain-containing protein, which produces MISIENLSKSYGNHVLFDNASFRINSRQRVGVVGRNGHGKTTLLKLITGEVHPDSGLITTPKNYCIGCVSQQIEFTRDTVLAEGMTGLSEAEQDHHWKVEKILFGLGFTASDMQRHPGEFSGGFQVRLNLAKILVAEPDLLLLDEPTNYLDITSIRWITRFLSGWPRELMLITHDRSFMDGIVTHTMGIHRKKIRKIAGNTEKYYSQIALDEEIYEKTRINDEKHQKETELFINRFRAKARLANLVQSRIKALAKMEKLEKLETIKSLGFSFRSKPFPGKHVMSVKNLTFSYDTKKPLIQNLDFTVTAGERVCVIGKNGKGKTTLLKLLADSLAPHSGEIACNPNITRGVFEQTNIKSLIDTRTVEEEILYSHHDVDRQTARNICGAMMFSGDDALKKISVLSGGEKSRVMLGKLMVTPVNLLLLDEPTNHLDMDACDALLAAIDNFNGTVIMVTHNEMFLHALAKKLIVFRSDHQEVFHGGYQQFLEKSGWEDEDRRGKPDQTKNSVENNAGRPNRKNLRKKRSEIIIEKGKTLKPMQNRMLKAEKEIERGETEIAQINKDLVSASVSGDGSKIANLSRQLNTRQATVDSLYDELESLTIALEKKQAEFEKQLENLDAMA; this is translated from the coding sequence ATGATCAGCATTGAAAATCTATCAAAAAGCTACGGCAATCACGTCCTGTTTGACAACGCAAGTTTCAGGATAAACTCCAGACAGCGGGTTGGCGTTGTCGGACGAAACGGGCATGGTAAAACCACCCTGCTTAAGCTCATCACCGGAGAGGTGCATCCGGATTCAGGATTGATCACCACGCCCAAGAACTATTGTATCGGTTGTGTCAGCCAGCAGATTGAGTTTACCAGGGATACGGTTCTGGCCGAAGGCATGACAGGACTTTCCGAGGCTGAACAGGACCATCACTGGAAGGTTGAAAAAATCCTGTTTGGACTGGGATTTACCGCATCGGACATGCAGCGGCATCCCGGGGAATTTTCCGGCGGTTTCCAGGTACGGCTGAACCTGGCCAAGATTTTGGTTGCCGAGCCGGACCTGCTGCTTCTGGACGAACCCACAAATTACCTGGATATAACCTCAATCCGATGGATTACCCGTTTTTTGTCGGGCTGGCCCCGCGAACTTATGCTTATCACCCATGACCGCAGCTTTATGGACGGAATCGTGACCCACACCATGGGTATTCATCGCAAAAAGATTCGCAAAATCGCCGGAAATACCGAAAAGTACTATTCGCAGATTGCCCTGGATGAAGAAATCTACGAAAAAACCCGGATCAACGATGAAAAACACCAAAAGGAAACCGAACTGTTCATCAACCGGTTCAGGGCTAAAGCCAGGCTGGCAAACCTCGTCCAGTCCCGTATCAAGGCCCTGGCCAAAATGGAAAAACTGGAAAAGCTGGAGACCATCAAATCCCTTGGCTTTTCATTTCGATCCAAACCGTTTCCCGGAAAACATGTGATGAGCGTAAAAAACCTGACATTTTCCTATGATACAAAAAAGCCGCTGATTCAAAATCTGGATTTTACCGTTACCGCCGGTGAACGGGTCTGCGTGATCGGCAAAAACGGCAAAGGCAAAACCACTCTGCTCAAGCTCCTGGCCGATAGTCTCGCGCCACATTCTGGAGAAATCGCTTGCAACCCCAACATAACCCGAGGTGTTTTTGAGCAAACCAACATCAAAAGTCTAATAGACACCCGCACAGTGGAAGAAGAAATCCTTTATTCCCACCATGATGTGGATCGTCAGACAGCCAGAAACATATGCGGGGCCATGATGTTTTCCGGTGATGATGCGCTTAAAAAAATCAGCGTACTTTCCGGGGGTGAAAAAAGCCGGGTGATGCTGGGCAAGCTTATGGTCACACCGGTCAACCTGCTGCTTCTGGATGAGCCAACCAACCACCTGGATATGGATGCATGCGATGCTCTGCTTGCGGCCATCGACAACTTCAACGGCACGGTTATTATGGTGACCCATAATGAAATGTTTCTCCATGCCCTTGCCAAAAAGCTCATCGTCTTTCGGAGCGACCACCAGGAGGTTTTTCACGGGGGGTATCAGCAGTTTCTGGAAAAAAGCGGGTGGGAAGATGAAGATCGCAGAGGAAAACCAGACCAGACCAAAAATTCAGTTGAAAATAACGCCGGCCGGCCGAACCGGAAAAACCTGCGTAAAAAGCGGTCTGAAATCATCATTGAAAAAGGAAAAACATTAAAACCCATGCAAAACCGTATGTTGAAGGCGGAAAAAGAAATAGAACGCGGCGAAACTGAAATCGCACAGATCAATAAAGACCTGGTCTCGGCTTCAGTAAGCGGTGACGGCTCAAAAATTGCCAATCTTTCCAGACAGCTTAACACACGGCAGGCCACTGTCGACAGCCTGTATGATGAACTTGAATCCCTGACAATTGCGCTGGAGAAAAAGCAGGCTGAATTTGAGAAACAACTGGAGAACCTGGACGCAATGGCTTGA
- the arfB gene encoding alternative ribosome rescue aminoacyl-tRNA hydrolase ArfB translates to MIYITPDIKISENEIKLRFIRASGPGGQNVNKVSTAVQLCFDVRNSTSFSDQVRCRLTRLAGRRITARGILIIEARRFRTQEGNRQDAIGRLIKLIQKAAEKPKPRIKTKPSLASSKRLLAAKKRRSRIKRMRGLVSTSED, encoded by the coding sequence ATGATTTACATCACACCTGATATTAAAATAAGCGAAAATGAAATTAAGCTTCGGTTTATAAGGGCATCAGGCCCTGGAGGCCAGAATGTCAATAAGGTTTCCACGGCTGTTCAGCTTTGCTTTGATGTAAGAAATTCCACTTCTTTCTCCGATCAGGTTCGCTGTCGTTTGACCAGGCTTGCGGGCAGAAGAATTACAGCTCGCGGGATTCTTATTATTGAGGCCAGACGGTTTCGAACACAGGAAGGGAACCGGCAGGATGCGATTGGCCGTCTGATTAAATTAATTCAAAAAGCAGCTGAAAAACCTAAACCCCGCATTAAGACCAAACCGAGCCTTGCATCAAGTAAACGCCTGCTGGCAGCTAAAAAGAGGCGAAGTAGAATCAAACGGATGAGAGGGCTGGTTTCAACTTCCGAGGATTAG
- a CDS encoding PBPRA1643 family SWIM/SEC-C metal-binding motif protein — protein sequence MEKTFNGQKTAKLGTEKKPAVVNVQTEERLKEVALIFEEKCWKYTIGVEPDKPEDITDLEILLNTPKSKITETKVGRNEPCPCGSGNKYKKCCGK from the coding sequence ATGGAAAAAACTTTTAACGGTCAAAAGACAGCAAAATTAGGTACTGAAAAGAAGCCTGCTGTTGTTAATGTACAAACAGAAGAAAGATTGAAAGAAGTAGCATTGATATTTGAAGAAAAGTGTTGGAAATATACAATTGGAGTAGAACCGGATAAGCCAGAGGATATTACCGATTTAGAAATATTATTGAATACACCAAAATCAAAAATAACCGAAACTAAAGTTGGCCGCAATGAGCCGTGCCCATGTGGAAGCGGGAATAAGTATAAAAAATGCTGTGGCAAATAA